One Scyliorhinus canicula chromosome 9, sScyCan1.1, whole genome shotgun sequence DNA segment encodes these proteins:
- the atmin gene encoding ATM interactor, whose amino-acid sequence MAACAVGGRESERPLPPPDDGQRPQQPTTAAGQAPSYQIIKPSVSELSREVRTNILCTVKDCGKILPNKPALSMHLVKSHRVQDCSINPTVRKDLKSSVQKLYCCPIEGCPRGPNRPFSQFALVKQHFMKIHAEKKHKCDKCNNSYGTEWDLKRHAEDCGKIFQCTCGCPYASRPALLCHIYRTGHEIPAEHRDPPRKKRKSEWLNQNHLNQVAKVKQEVQMAQNPTEMNKGTCVTNSCGDESINQTPAPAKQIPKLLLPKPKVALPVMHLTHLPVLLSSGPSMDNSVKSIVAVDNQGSILSTMHILPSSMGTLAPTVETKGLDFKSGLPIFKVTNVMMVEPITTAVQVNMDSGFANNQGLPSLGDQGQKDKFNSMNVQTDISYLAQSTAPESLAMCCSTDNSVSACAQTDLSFSAQVLLPVSVQTQTFEPDTKITTSISAQTDTFDQPCFPFYGVSRKTQTSSLNFAQDKNSTVQALINENNHEDIFDHSLVSSYSVCRQTQTSFALNVMDVDQRHDDLLQNSKSAVDFHIQSPLLQQNPMTDNQTQTINLFNDLENILSESMADHSLENRGLLSDAINASGESMTSSQAQSAGIDFDMEEFLSASNIQTQTEENEFGALQTESALESLDIETQTDFLFLDHPVQAYNGRGQSNYLGLEMFDTQTQTDFNFLMNSSSHLPLDSILKPSSFSLSAESSGSKAQTDDLCCRNNFSNVPESHIQLNCAETQTTSSSFENLSSLFFTSNETQTVMDDFLLADMAWNTMESHFSSVETQTCDEIFSLFRNTDKSSD is encoded by the exons atggcggcgtgcgctgtgggagggagagagagcgagaggccgCTACCGCCTCCGGACGATGGCCAGAGGCCCCAACAGCCGACAACCGCCGCCGGCCAAGCCCCGAGCTACCAGATCATTAAGCCTTCGGTCAGTGAGCTGAGCCGGGAGGTGAGGACCAACATCCTCTGCACGGTGAAGGACTGCGGCAAAATCCTGCCCAACAAGCCGGCCCTCAGCATGCACCTGGTCAAATCACACAGGGTTCAG GATTGCAGCATTAACCCAACTGTTAGGAAAGATCTGAAGTCGTCTGTTCAGAAACTGTATTGCTGCCCCATTGAAGGTTGCCCAAGAGGACCGAACAGACCATTTTCCCAGTTTGCCCTTGTTAAACAA CACTTCATGAAAATTCATGCTGAAAAGAAACATAAGTGTGACAAATGTAATAACTCGTATGGCACAGAATGGGACTTGAAACGTCATGCCGAGGATTGTGGGAAGATCTTTCAGTGCACTTGTGGGTGTCCTTACGCCAGCAGGCCCGCCCTGCTGTGCCACATCTACAGAACCGGACATGAAATCCCTGCTGAACATCG GGATCCGCCACGAAAGAAGAGGAAAAGTGAGTGGTTAAATCAGAATCACTTGAACCAGGTAGCAAAAGTGAAGCAGGAAGTCCAGATGGCCCAAAATCCAACAGAGATGAACAAGGGAACCTGTGTCACAAACTCCTGTGGTGATGAGAGCATTAATCAGACTCCAGCTCCTGCAAAACAAATTCCCAAATTGTTATTACCAAAGCCCAAAGTTGCACTTCCTGTGATGCATTTGACACATCTACCAGTTCTTTTATCTTCAGGCCCCTCCATGGATAATTCTGTCAAGTCCATTGTTGCTGTTGACAATCAAGGGTCTATTCTGAGCACAATGCATATTTTGCCCTCATCAATGGGAACTCTGGCACCAACTGTGGAGACAAAAGGGTTGGACTTTAAAAGCGGTCTGCCCATCTTCAAGGTGACCAACGTCATGATGGTTGAGCCAATTACCACTGCAGtgcaagtcaacatggattcaggTTTTGCTAATAATCAAGGATTGCCATCACTTGGAGACCAGGGCCAAAAGGACAAGTTTAACTCCATGAATGTTCAGACAGACATATCATATCTTGCACAGAGCACAGCACCAGAATCGCTAGCTATGTGCTGCTCTACAGACAACTCTGTGTCAGCTTGTGCGCAGACTGATCTTAGTTTCAGTGCTCAAGTGTTGCTACCTGTAAGTGTTCAGACGCAAACATTCGAACCAGACACTAAAATCACTACGTCAATAAGTGCTCAGACAGATACCTTTGACCAGCCTTGTTTTCCATTCTATGGTGTTTCCAGGAAAACACAAACTAGTTCATTAAATTTTGCTCAAGATAAAAACTCTACAGTTCAGGCACTAATTAATGAAAATAATCATGAAGATATTTTTGACCATTCTTTAGTTTCCTCTTACAGTGTTTGTAGACAGACTCAAACTTCCTTTGCCCTGAATGTCATGGACGTGGACCAAAGACATGATGATCTTTTGCAGAACTCTAAATCAGCTGTCGATTTTCACATTCAATCCCCGTTACTTCAACAGAACCCTATGACTGACAATCAAACTCAGACAATTAACCTGTTTAATGACTTGGAAAATATCCTGTCTGAaagcatggctgatcattcattAGAAAACCGTGGTCTTTTATCTGATGCCATCAATGCCTCTGGTGAGAGTATGACGAGCAGTCAGGCACAAAGTGCGGGTATTGACTTTGATATGGAAGAGTTTTTATCTGCAAGCAACATACAAACGCAGACAGAAGAAAATGAATTTGGTGCTTTGCAGACCGAGTCTGCTTTGGAATCGCTAGATATTGAGACTCAGACAGATTTCTTGTTTTTGGACCATCCTGTGCAAGCATACAATGGCAGGGGACAGTCCAATTATTTAGGCCTAGAAATGTTTGACACGCAGACTCAAACAGACTTCAATTTCTTAATGAACAGCAGTTCGCATCTACCTCTAGACAGCATTTTGAAACCGTCCAGTTTCTCCCTCAGTGCAGAGTCTTCTGGTTCCAAAGCCCAGACTGATGATTTGTGTTGTAGAAATAATTTCAGTAATGTCCCCGAGAGCCATATCCAGTTAAACTGTGCTGAAACGCAGACAACCAGCAGCTCCTTTGAAAATCTCAGCAGTCTATTCTTCACTAGCAATGAAACACAGACTGTAATGGATGACTTTCTCCTGGCTGATATGGCATGGAACACAATGGAATCTCATTTCAGCTCAGTTGAGACGCAAACATGTGACGAAATCTTTTCCTTATTTCGAAATACTGATAAAAGCAGCGACTGA